One Streptomyces umbrinus genomic window, GCGGAAGTACCAGCCGTTGCCGACGATGCCGTGCTCGGACGGGTGGGTGCCCGTGAGGAACGTCGACTGGGCGGCACAGGTGACGGCGGGCAGGACCGTGCCGAGGGTGGCCTGCGAGCCGGACTGGGCGAGGGTCTTGAGGTGGGGCATGTGGTCGAGGAGACGGGGGGTGAGGCCGACGACGTCGAGGACGAGGAGCGGGGTGGGGGTCGTGGAGCCGTCGGTGCCGGCCGGCGCTGCCGGGGTCTCGTGGGTGCTCATGGGAGTTCCTTCAGGCCGAGGTCCGTCAACAGGTCTCGGGCGAGGGTGAGTTCCGCGGCGATGCCGTCGGCGAGCTGGGCGCGGGCGCGGGGGCGCAGCTCGGGCGGGAGAGCCTGCCAGGTGTAGGTCTCGACCTCGAGGTGGCTGGTCAGCGGGTGCGGGCCGCCGACCAGTCGGGTCAGCGTGTCCTTGAGTACGGGCAGCGTGGAGGTGAGGGGCGCGTCGGGGGCCGCGTGCAGCGGGACGTGGAAGTGGGCGCGCCATGGGGAGGCGTCGGGCAGGGCGTCCTCCTTGACGGCCTCGCCGAGGTCGTCGGTCCCGCGGAGTCCGGCGGCGGTGAGGGTGCGTGTCTGGTGCAGGAAGCGGGGTTCGTCGAAGGCGGCGAGTGCCTCGCGGACTTCGGGGAGGTGCGGGTGTTCGGCGTGCAGGGCGGCCGAGAGCTGGGACTTGACGACGGGGACACCGGCTACAGCCAGGGCGTCCAGGGCGGTGCGTGGATCTTCGAAGGAGGTGGCGAGGTGGCAGGTGTCGACGCAGACGCCGATGCGGGGGTGGCCGATCGCGGTGAGCGGGGCGATGGCGTCGGCCGTGGTCTCGACGGTGCAGCCCGGCTCCGGCTCCAGGCCGATACGGATGGAGCGGCCGGTCAGCTCTTCCAGCGCGTCGAGGCGTTCGGCGAGGGTGGTCAGGGCCGCGTGGGCACGGGCGGCGCGATCGTCGTCGTACACCGTGCGCCAGGCGAGCGGCAGGGTCGAGATGGTGCCTTCGGTGACGTCGTCGGGGAGGAGTCCGGCGAGGACGCGGGCGAGGGCAGTGGTGTGTTCGAGCCGCTCGGGGTCGGCCCAGTCCGGCTTGTAGACGCGGTACTTGACCTCCTCGGCGCCGAACCCCTCGTACGGGAAGCCGTTGAGGGTGACGACTTCGAGACCGCGGAGGTCGAGTTCGGTGCGCAGCCCGCGCAGGGCGGACGGGTCGGTGACCAGGGCGTGCGCGGCGTCCTTGGCGAGCCACAGGCCGATGCCGAGGCGGTCGCGGCCGAGGCGTTTGCGTACGGGCTCGCAGTGGTCGCGGAGCTGGGCGAGGACGCCGTCGAGGGTCTCGGCGGGGTGGACGTTGGTGCAGTAGGCGAGGTGGACGGTGGAACCGTCGGGGTGGCGGAAGCGCACGGGTCACACCTCCGTCGTCGTCGGGTCGGTGTCCGGGACCGTCTTCGGGACGCCGCGGAGGATGGAGTTGCCCTCGTGGGTGGCGTCCGTGCCGGCGACGTCCAGGTCCAGTCGGCCGCTGAGTCCGTAGAAGGCGACGGGGTTGCGCCACAGCACCTGGTCGACGTCGTCCTCGGTGAATCCGGCCTTCAGCAGGGCGTCCGCGACCTTGCGGGTCTTCAGCGGGTCGCTCTTGCCCCAGTCGGCCGCGGAGTTGACCAGCACCTTCTCCGGCCCGTACTCCTGCAGGACCGCGACCATCCGTTCCTCGTCCATCTTGGTGTCCGGATAGACGGAGAAGCCGAGCCAGCAGCCGCCGTCCTTGGCCTCCTTGACCGTGGTCTCGTTGAGATGGTCGATCAGGACGTGGTCCGGGGGCAGTGCGGACTCCCGGACCACGTCGAGGGTGCGGCGCAGGCCGGCCAGCTTGTCGCGGTGCGGGGTGTGGACGAGCGCGGGCAGCTCGTAGGCGGCGGCGAGCTGGAGCTGGGCAGCCAGGGCGGTGTCCTCGGCGGGGGTCATCGAGTCGTAGCCGATCTCGCCGACGGCCACGACGTGGTCCTTGACGAGATACCGGGGCAGTTCGTCGAGGACGGGGACGCAGCGAGGGTCGTTGGCCTCTTTGGGGTTGAGGGCGAGGGTGCAGTGGTGGGCGATGCCGTACTGGGCGGCGCGGAAGGGCTCCCAGCCGAGGAGAGAGTCGAAGTAGTCGAGGAAGGAGGCGACCGAGGTGCGGGGCTGGCCGAGCCAGAAGGCGGGTTCGACGACGGCTCTGACACCGGCCGCGTGCATGGCTTCGTAGTCGTCGGTGGTCCGTGACGTCATGTGGATGTGGGGGTCGAAGATGCGCATCAGGACTCCTTGCCGTCGCTGCCGTGGGGGGCGTCGGTGCCGGGCGGGGTGGCCGGGTGCTCGGTCAGGGACAGGACGCGGTGCAGGTCATGGGGTACGGGACGGCCCGCGGCGGTGCGTTCGTCGGCGTAGTCGGCGAGCATGCGGGCGAGTTCCGCGTCGGCGCGGGCGCGGCGGGGCAGGTCGGCCACCGCCTCGACGGGGACGCCGGTGAACAGGCACTTCAGCACGGCGTGCCGCCAGTTGTGGGCGTCCAGGTGCAGGGCGGCGTACGGGCCGACGGCGGCGGCCACGAGCCGGGTGTCGTTGGTGCGCAGGGCGTCCTCGACGATCGGCAGGGCGTCGGGGCCCGGCACGAGGTGGGGCAGGGCCTGGAGGACTGCGCGGCGTTCGTCGGCGGTGCCCTGACGGTAGACGCGGGCGAGGGTGGTCACGTCGGCCCGGGCCGCGTGCAGGAGGAGGACGCGGGCCGCCTCCGCGTGGTCCGGGCCGCAGCGGCGGCCGGCCTCGGCGATCCGCAACTCCCAGACGGAGATGGGCCCGTGGGTGCCCGGGTGGGCGGCCGCCTCGTCGAGGGCCTGGTCCAGCCAGGCGCGCGCGGCGCCGTCGAGCCGGCCGTTCAGGCGGGTGCGCAGGGCGGCGAAGGCCGGCGGGGTGACGTCCGTCGGGGTGCCGAGGTCGTCGTGGAGGTCCTTCACGGGGTTCTCCCGTCGGAGTCGGTGGGGCCCTCGCCGGGGATCGGCGGCCGGTCGGCGTCCGGGGGTGTGGAGACGGCGGCCGCGTGGTGGAGGAACGGGAGGGACTGCTGGGCGAGTTGGGGGCCTGCGTGGGAGTGGCGGGGCAGTTCGACGGAGACCAGGCCCTGGTAGCCGACGTTGGCGAGGGCTTCGAGTACGGGAGGGAAGTCGATCTCTCCGTCGCCGAAGGGGAGGTGTTCGTGGACGCCGCGCCGCATGTCCTCGATCTGGACGTGGCGCAGCCAGGGGGCGGCGGCGCGTACGCAGTCGGCGGGTGAGAGGGGTTCGAGGCACTGGCAGTGGCCGATGTCGAGGGTGAGACCGAGGGCGTCGGGGCTGCCGAGGTCGGTGCGCAGACGGTGGAAGTCGTCGAGGGTGGCGAGGAGGTGACCGGGTTCGGGTTCGACGGCGAGGGGGATTCCGGCGGCGGTGGCGGCGTCGAGGACGGGGGTGAGCGTTTCGGCGAGGCGCTTCCAGGCGGCGTCCTCGGCCGCGGCAGTCCGCCCTTCGGTGTCCGTCTCTCCCGCCGTGTCCTTCGGGAGGATGCCGCTGAAGCAGTGGACCGCGTGGGCGCCGAGGTCGGTTGCGATCCGGACGGCTCTGACGAGCAGGTCGGCGCGGCGGGCGCGTTGGTCCGGGTCCGGGTCGAGGAGGGACGGGCCGTGCTTGCGCCTCGGGTCGAGTACATAGCGGGCGCCGGTCTCGATGGTGACGCCCAGGCCGAGCTCGTCCAGTCTGCGGGCGAGGTTGTGTGTGCGGGCCGCGAGGTCGGGGGCGAGCGGGTCCAGGTGCATGTGGTCGAGCGTCAGACCGACGCCGTCGTAGCCGAGGTCCGCGAGAAGGGAGAGGGCGTCGTCCAGACGGAGGTCGGTCAGGCCGTTGGTGCCGTAGGAGTAGCGGAGGGGGTACGCGGTGGGGCGGGGGTTCGGCTGGAGGCTCATGTCATGCTCACCTTCCGGCCGAACCGGCGGGCCGCCGGAGCGAGCGCCGCTGTCAGCAGGGCGGTGACCGGAGCGCCGGAGCGGGCCGCGAGGGCGGCCTGCAGGGGGATCATGGCTCGGATGCCGCCGCCCACGGCTCGTTGGGTGAGTTGGGGCGAAGGGTTCAGGGCGGCGTGGAAGAGGGGACGGACGGCGGTCGCCGCGTAGACGGCGGCGAGTGCTCCGCGCAGGGACACGAGGTTGGTGGCGGTTGCCGCGGCGCGTCCCGGTTGCCGGTTCCCCCCTCCCGGATGCCGGTCCCGTCCAGGCTTCCAGTCCGCTCCTGGCTGCCGGTGCCGTCCCGCGCGCCTGTCCTGTCCTGGCTGCCGGTCCCGTTCCGTGCCGTCGCGGGTGACGGACCAGGCCAGTGCCGCCGTCGTGGCCAACCCACTCAGGGGGGCCCACGGTGAACCGCCCTGGGTCTCGTGGCGGGAGACCGTGGTGACGGCCAGGGTGTGGGTGCCCAGGGCCAGCGCGGAGGGCAGGGCCCTGCGGATGTCGCCGTTGGCGGCCACCCCGCCGAGCAGGAGGTCCAGGGAACGGGCCGCCGCCATCGCCACGGGGCCCGCGGGCGTGCGCTTGAGGAGCAGGTCGTACGACCAGACCGTGGCGGCCAGCGCGCCGGCGACCGCGAGGGGGCGGCGGCCGGCTGTGGACGCCAGGGCCAGGCCCGCCGCCGTCAGGCCGCCGGCCGCCGCAAGGGCCGCGGCCGGCCTGATGCGGCCCGAGGGCAGGGGGCGGTGCGGGCGATCCACGGCGTCCTCCGCGCGGTCGGCCCAGTCGTTGAGGGCCATACCGGCCTCGTACAGGCAGAGGGAGGAGGCGATGGCCACCAGGGTTCGGGGGTTCGGGCGCGCACCCGCCGCGGCGGCGCCCGCGAGCGCGTCACCGGGGACGGTGAAGAGGGCGGGGAGGCGCAGGAGTTCCACCCAGGCGTTCACGTTCACTCCCTGCCTGGCGGACCGTGGTGATGTCGCCCTCGAGGTGTCCTGAGGCACCGGGCTCACGCCTCGCGCCTCAGTGCTCGGCTGCTGTTCCGCGGGGTCCACCTCCAGCGGCACCGGGTTCGCGTGCAGCTCGCCCGGGCTCGTGTGTGGCTCGGCCGGACCCGCGTGCAGGCCGTTCGGGCTCGCGTCCTGCGACACCGGCCGCCCGCTCCCGCTCATCGCCGCTCCCCCGGAAGGCTTCGCCGCTGGCCCGAAGGGTCATGTCGTTCACCCGAAGAGCCAGGTCGCTCGCCCGAGGTCCCTTGCGGATCCCCGGCCCCCCGCAACCGCCCCGCGAACCCGATCAGTTCCGCGTACTGCTCGCCCAGGGCCGCGGGCCCCTCGCCCACCGGGTCCTTGAAGTAGAAGCCGAGTTCGGACAACGGGCCGGACAGGCCGGCCTCGTGGGCGCGGGCGGCCAGGCGGGCCAGATCGAGGATCAGCGGGGCCGCGAGGGAGGAGTCGCAGCCCTGCCAGGTCGTCTGGAGGACCATCCGCGTGCCGAGGAAGCCGTCGAAGGCGATGTGGTCCCAGGCGGTCTTCCAGTCGCCGAGGGACGGTACGTCGTCGATGTGGGTCTCGCCCTCGGGAACCCCGCCGAGGGTGTCGGCGAGGACGCGTTCCTTGCCCGCGTTCTTCGCGGCCGCGGCCCCCGGGTCGGCGAGGGCCGCTCCGTCGCCGCCGCCCAGCAGGTTCGTACCGGACCAGGCGCGGACCGCCAGCGCGCGCTGCGCGAACATCGGGCCGAGGACCGACCGCAGCAGGGTCTGGCCGGTCTTGCCGTCCCGGCCCGCGTACGGCAGCCCGGACTCCGCGGCCGCGGACGCAAGTGCCGGGTGGTGCAGGCCCATGGAGGGCGTGAAGTTGACGTACGGGCAGCCCGCCCGCAGCGCGGCCGCCGCGTACAGGGAGCTGGCCGGGAGTTCCGTACCGGTGGGCACCGGCTCCGTGGACGCCACGTTGACCACGACCGTGCGGTCCAGACCGCAGCGGATCGTGAAGTCACGGATGTCGGAGGCCAGGGCCTCGACCAGTTCGTCCTCGTCGCGGGTCTCACCGGAGAGCGGGCCGCCGAGCCTGATCTCCCGGTCGGCGGCGGCGAGTTCGGCGGTGACGGCCGCCGGAAGCCCGGGCGGCAGCACGCCCCCGGCGGCCAGCCCCTCCGCCCGCTTGGGCAGGGGGCAGTCCACCATGTCGTGACCGCCGAAGACGAGAGACGAGAGCGGGGGCAGTCCGCAGTCGGCGAACGCGGGGGTCTCGGTGACCATGCCCGTCGGTGGGTGCAGCCCCGCGGTCACCGCGGCGCACCCCGTGACGGCCGTGGTGGCGACAGAGCCACGTGCTCCGATCAGCCACACTCCCACCCGGGAGGGGGAGACGGAGGATTCGGCGGACATGGGCAGCCTCCTTGTCGTACGTGAGGTCATTCGCGAGCGGCAACGCGAGCCGGAGTCGGCAGCCGGGAGAATCAACCGCCAAAGGGACAAATAACCACAGAGAAAAACAGATGGGGACAAGACGGCGGGCGGAGGTCCGGCGTCCCCCGCCCGCCGCCGCTCAATCGCCCTGCGCGCCGGTTCGCGCCGGCAGTTCCTTGATCCGGATGTCACGGAAGGACACCTGGTCCTCGGCTCCGTGGTTCTGGATCCCGACATGACCGTCGCGCAGGCTGCGCGCCGGATCGGTGTTGGTGAAATCGTTGATCTTCACGCCGTTGAGCCAGACGCGGAGTCGTTCGCCCTCCACGCGGATCTCGTACGTGTTCCACTCCCCCGGCGGGTTCAGCGCACGGTCGCGCTTACTGATGTCGGCGGACTGGAAGCTGTACACGGCCCCGGTGGTGCGGTCGGGGGCGTCGGACGCGTCGATCTGGACCTCGTAGCCGTTGTCGACGGCCGACCAGGGGTCGTCGGAGGCCGGGAAGCCCACGAACACACCGGAGTTGTCGTCCCCGGAGGCACTCGCCATCTTCCAGTCGAGCTTCAGCGAGTACGAGCCGAGGCCGCGGTCCGCGTACCAGAGCATGCCCAGGCCACCGGACGACGTGAGTGTGCCGTCGTCCGAGAGCGAGAACGAGCCCGGTCCGGCCTGCTTCCAGTCCGCCAGCGACTCGGCGGTCCCGTCGAAGAGGGGTGAATACCCCTTCTCCGGGCGGCAGTCGGCCTCCGCGGCACCGACGGCCCACCGGATGCCGCCCAGCAGGTGCTGCCGGAAGGCGGGATCGGCGTACGACTCCTTGGTGTGACCGCTGCCGGTGTAGAAGGCGCGGCCGCCCCGGTACTCCTGGCACCAGGCGATCGGATGGTCGCCGCTCATCGTGCCGCCGGTGTACGACGACTCGTCGAGCGAGGCCAGGACGTGGGCCCGGTCCCGGGGATTGGAGCGGTAGTTGTACCACTCGTCCGTACGGTTCCAGGACTCCCCGAGGTGCGAGGTGGCCGGGTGTGCCCGGTCCTCGACCTCGATCCGCGCGGGCTGGATCGCCGGGTGCGACTGGAAGTAGGCGCCGGCGAGGCCGCCGTAGAACTCCCAGTCGTACTCGGTGTCGGCGGCCGCGTGGATGCCCACGTAACCGCCGCCGCGCTTGATGTAGCCCTCGAAGGCCCGCTGTTGGGACGCGTTGAGGACGTCCCCTGTCGTGGAGAGGAACACCACGGCGTCGTACCGGCCGAGGTTGCGGGAGGAGAAGGCTCCCGCATCCTCGGTGGCGTCCACCCTGAACCCGTTCGCGGCGCCGAGGCTCTTCACCGCGGCGACCCCTTCGGGGATCGAGTCGTGCCGGAACCCGGCGGTCTTGGAGAACACCAGGACACGCTCACCCTTCGAGGGCTTCTTCGACTCGGAGGCCCCGGAGGACCCCGACGGGCCGGAGGAGGATCCCTTCGAGGCGGCCGGCCCCGACACACACCCGATGAGCAGGGCGGCGCCGACGACAGCGGTCACTGTTCGGCCAGTTGCTCGCATGGCGCACCTCCCTCAGCGGGTTGTGAAGGTGAAGTCGTCCACGTCGTACAGGGACCCGGTACCGCTGCCCTTGAAGACGAGGTAGAGCGTGGTGGTGCCGCGCGGCGGCTTCGTCAGATTGGCAGTGACGTCCTGGAAGTTCTCCCAGCCGCCGGTCACCGGGACGGTCGCGGTGCCGAGCAGGCGGCCGGTGGGCGAGCCCGCGCGGACCTCCAGCTTGCCGCCGGTACCGCCGGAGGCGATGCGTGCCGTGATCTTCGTGGCGTTGCTCAGGACGTACGGCTCGAAGGAGATCCAGTCTTTGTTGTTGATGTCACCGACGGTCCTTCCGCCGTGTGCGGTGGCCTTCGTCTGGATCGTGACGCCCTCCGACTTGCCGTAGTGCTCGGCCTGCCGGTGCCTGGGCTGGACGACGTTCTGGTCGTGCGTGGTGAGCGCCTCCTGGCCGCCGCCTCCGTTGTCGGTGTACTCCGCGTCGAAGACACCGAAGATGTTCGCGTCCTCGTCGTGGCCGCCGTCGGCGCTGGTCTGGATGGTGCCGGAGCAGCCGTTCGCGGTGGTCAGCGGGTGGCCGTGGCTGTCGTGACCGAGGACGAAGCTGACCTTCACCTTGGCGCAGTCGATCGACCTGCCGTCCTCCGCGTCGGTCACCTTGACCTTGAAGGGCACGGCGTCACCGAAGCTGAACAGCTGTCCGTCCTCGGGGAGTTCGAGGGTCACCTTCGGCGCGGTGTTGCCGACGACGATCCGTACGCTGGCGCTACCGGTCCGCCCGGTGGCGTCCTTCGCGGTCAGCGTCGCCGTGTAGGTGCCGTTCCTCTTGTAGGTGTACGTCGGGTTCGCCGCCGTCGACTTGCCGCCGTCGCCGAAGTCCCAGCTGTACGTGAGGGCGTCACCGTCGGCGTCCGTGGTGCCGGCGGAGGAGAACTTGACCTTCAGCTTCGCCTGTCCCGAGGTGCGGTCGGCCGCGGCCTGTGCCACGGGCGAGTGGCCGTCGGTCGCGTTCTCGATCCGGTACAGGGCCGAGTTCTCGTCGCCGCCGAACCAGGCGAGGCCGTAGTCGAGGACGTACAGCGCGCCGTCCGGGCCGAAGGCCATGTCCATGATCTGGGTGCCGGTCCACGGCACGTCGTTGATGGACTGCACGGTGCCGCTGTCGTCCGACGCGATCCGCTTGATCCAGCGGCGGCCGAACTCGCCGGCGAAGAAGTCCCCGTCGTACGCCTCCGGGAACTTGACCGGGGAGTCGAGCGAGGCGTCGTAGTCGTAGACCGGGCCGCCCATGGGGGACTCGGAGCCGGTGCCGAACTCGGGCACGGATCCGCCGTCGTAGGGGATCCACGCGGTCTGGGCCGGAGGCAGGTCCGTCAGACCGGTGTTGTTGGGCGAGGTGTTCTTGGGTGCGGAGCAGTCGAAGGAGGCCCCCGACGCGCCCGTGCCGAAGTCGTAGTCCACGTAGGCGTCGTTGTCGCCCGTGCAGTAGGGCCAGCCGAAGTTGCCGGGCTCGGTGACGCGGGCGAACTCGACCTGGCCGGCCGGGCCGCGCGCGGGATCGGCGGCACCGGCGTCCGGGCCGTAGTCGCCGACGTAGAGGATGCCGGTCTTCTTGTCGACGCTGAAGCGGAACGGGTTGCGGAAGCCCATCGCGTAGATCTCGGGCTTCGTCTTGTCCGTGCCGGGCGCGAAGAGGTTGCCGTCGGGGACCGCGTACGAGCCGTCGGCGTTCACCTTGATGCGCAGGATCTTGCCGCGCAGGTCGTTGGTGTTGCCGGAGGTGCGCTGCGCGTCGAAGACGGGGTTGCGGTTGGCGCGCTCGTCGATGGGCGCGTAGCCGTCCGACTGGAACGGGTTGGAGTCGTCACCGGTCGACAGGTAGAGGTTCCCGGCGGCGTCGAAGTCGATGTCCCCGCCCACGTGGCAGCAGATGCCGCGGGTCGCCGGGACGTCGAGGATCTTCTTCTCGCTGGCGTTGTCGAGGGTGCCGTCCGCGTTCAGGACGAAGCGCGAGAGCCGGTTGACGCCGTCGAAGGGCGCGAAGTCGGCCGCGGTGCCCGTCTCGGGGGCGTCGCCCGCCGGGGTGTCGAGCGGCGGGGCGTAGTACAGGTAGATGAAGCGGTTGTCGGCGAAGCCGGGGTCGATGCCGACGCCCTGCAGGCCTTCCTCGTCGTGCGAGTAGACGGCGAGCTTGCCCGCCAGCTTGGTGTTGCCGGCGCTGTCGGTGATCCGCAGTTCGCCGTCGCGCGAGGTGTGCAGGACCGAGCGGTCCGGGAGGACGGCCAGCGACATGGGCTCGCCGACCTCGGGCTCGCCCTTGGCGAGGGTGACCTGCTGGAAGTCCTCGGCGGCGGCGGGCGCTGCCGGCGCGGCGGCCGGATCGGCGACGGCGGCGCCCGCCGGCGGTGTGGCCAGGGTGAGCGAGGCACCCGCGAGGAGCGCGCCGGTGAACAGGGCCAGTGCCTTGCGCAGTTGGAGTCTCGGGCGTCGTCTGTGGCTCTCGGTTCTGGTGGTGCTTATGTGGTCGTTCCCGTGCACGGAGTGCCTCCAGAGTGGGGCTGGTTGTACATGCGGGTGCGATGCGCCGGGGTGCGCCGTCACCCCGGAACGAACTCTGTGAGGGGGGTGGCTAGTCGTTGCCGCCGAACGCCGCGTCGAAGGACGCCGTCGGAGGTTCGAAGTCGTAGGCCTTCAGCCGGGTGAGTGCCTCGGGTGCGCCCTGGAGGCGGTCCATGCCCGCGTCCTCCCACTCGACCGAGATGGGCCCCTTGTAGTCGATGGAGCGCAGCATCCGG contains:
- the eboE gene encoding metabolite traffic protein EboE codes for the protein MRFRHPDGSTVHLAYCTNVHPAETLDGVLAQLRDHCEPVRKRLGRDRLGIGLWLAKDAAHALVTDPSALRGLRTELDLRGLEVVTLNGFPYEGFGAEEVKYRVYKPDWADPERLEHTTALARVLAGLLPDDVTEGTISTLPLAWRTVYDDDRAARAHAALTTLAERLDALEELTGRSIRIGLEPEPGCTVETTADAIAPLTAIGHPRIGVCVDTCHLATSFEDPRTALDALAVAGVPVVKSQLSAALHAEHPHLPEVREALAAFDEPRFLHQTRTLTAAGLRGTDDLGEAVKEDALPDASPWRAHFHVPLHAAPDAPLTSTLPVLKDTLTRLVGGPHPLTSHLEVETYTWQALPPELRPRARAQLADGIAAELTLARDLLTDLGLKELP
- a CDS encoding TatD family hydrolase — encoded protein: MRIFDPHIHMTSRTTDDYEAMHAAGVRAVVEPAFWLGQPRTSVASFLDYFDSLLGWEPFRAAQYGIAHHCTLALNPKEANDPRCVPVLDELPRYLVKDHVVAVGEIGYDSMTPAEDTALAAQLQLAAAYELPALVHTPHRDKLAGLRRTLDVVRESALPPDHVLIDHLNETTVKEAKDGGCWLGFSVYPDTKMDEERMVAVLQEYGPEKVLVNSAADWGKSDPLKTRKVADALLKAGFTEDDVDQVLWRNPVAFYGLSGRLDLDVAGTDATHEGNSILRGVPKTVPDTDPTTTEV
- a CDS encoding EboA domain-containing protein is translated as MKDLHDDLGTPTDVTPPAFAALRTRLNGRLDGAARAWLDQALDEAAAHPGTHGPISVWELRIAEAGRRCGPDHAEAARVLLLHAARADVTTLARVYRQGTADERRAVLQALPHLVPGPDALPIVEDALRTNDTRLVAAAVGPYAALHLDAHNWRHAVLKCLFTGVPVEAVADLPRRARADAELARMLADYADERTAAGRPVPHDLHRVLSLTEHPATPPGTDAPHGSDGKES
- a CDS encoding sugar phosphate isomerase/epimerase family protein; this translates as MSLQPNPRPTAYPLRYSYGTNGLTDLRLDDALSLLADLGYDGVGLTLDHMHLDPLAPDLAARTHNLARRLDELGLGVTIETGARYVLDPRRKHGPSLLDPDPDQRARRADLLVRAVRIATDLGAHAVHCFSGILPKDTAGETDTEGRTAAAEDAAWKRLAETLTPVLDAATAAGIPLAVEPEPGHLLATLDDFHRLRTDLGSPDALGLTLDIGHCQCLEPLSPADCVRAAAPWLRHVQIEDMRRGVHEHLPFGDGEIDFPPVLEALANVGYQGLVSVELPRHSHAGPQLAQQSLPFLHHAAAVSTPPDADRPPIPGEGPTDSDGRTP
- a CDS encoding SCO3242 family prenyltransferase, yielding MSGSGRPVSQDASPNGLHAGPAEPHTSPGELHANPVPLEVDPAEQQPSTEARGVSPVPQDTSRATSPRSARQGVNVNAWVELLRLPALFTVPGDALAGAAAAGARPNPRTLVAIASSLCLYEAGMALNDWADRAEDAVDRPHRPLPSGRIRPAAALAAAGGLTAAGLALASTAGRRPLAVAGALAATVWSYDLLLKRTPAGPVAMAAARSLDLLLGGVAANGDIRRALPSALALGTHTLAVTTVSRHETQGGSPWAPLSGLATTAALAWSVTRDGTERDRQPGQDRRAGRHRQPGADWKPGRDRHPGGGNRQPGRAAATATNLVSLRGALAAVYAATAVRPLFHAALNPSPQLTQRAVGGGIRAMIPLQAALAARSGAPVTALLTAALAPAARRFGRKVSMT
- a CDS encoding inositol-3-phosphate synthase, with amino-acid sequence MSAESSVSPSRVGVWLIGARGSVATTAVTGCAAVTAGLHPPTGMVTETPAFADCGLPPLSSLVFGGHDMVDCPLPKRAEGLAAGGVLPPGLPAAVTAELAAADREIRLGGPLSGETRDEDELVEALASDIRDFTIRCGLDRTVVVNVASTEPVPTGTELPASSLYAAAALRAGCPYVNFTPSMGLHHPALASAAAESGLPYAGRDGKTGQTLLRSVLGPMFAQRALAVRAWSGTNLLGGGDGAALADPGAAAAKNAGKERVLADTLGGVPEGETHIDDVPSLGDWKTAWDHIAFDGFLGTRMVLQTTWQGCDSSLAAPLILDLARLAARAHEAGLSGPLSELGFYFKDPVGEGPAALGEQYAELIGFAGRLRGAGDPQGTSGERPGSSGERHDPSGQRRSLPGERR
- a CDS encoding ThuA domain-containing protein; the encoded protein is MRATGRTVTAVVGAALLIGCVSGPAASKGSSSGPSGSSGASESKKPSKGERVLVFSKTAGFRHDSIPEGVAAVKSLGAANGFRVDATEDAGAFSSRNLGRYDAVVFLSTTGDVLNASQQRAFEGYIKRGGGYVGIHAAADTEYDWEFYGGLAGAYFQSHPAIQPARIEVEDRAHPATSHLGESWNRTDEWYNYRSNPRDRAHVLASLDESSYTGGTMSGDHPIAWCQEYRGGRAFYTGSGHTKESYADPAFRQHLLGGIRWAVGAAEADCRPEKGYSPLFDGTAESLADWKQAGPGSFSLSDDGTLTSSGGLGMLWYADRGLGSYSLKLDWKMASASGDDNSGVFVGFPASDDPWSAVDNGYEVQIDASDAPDRTTGAVYSFQSADISKRDRALNPPGEWNTYEIRVEGERLRVWLNGVKINDFTNTDPARSLRDGHVGIQNHGAEDQVSFRDIRIKELPARTGAQGD
- a CDS encoding PQQ-dependent sugar dehydrogenase gives rise to the protein MHGNDHISTTRTESHRRRPRLQLRKALALFTGALLAGASLTLATPPAGAAVADPAAAPAAPAAAEDFQQVTLAKGEPEVGEPMSLAVLPDRSVLHTSRDGELRITDSAGNTKLAGKLAVYSHDEEGLQGVGIDPGFADNRFIYLYYAPPLDTPAGDAPETGTAADFAPFDGVNRLSRFVLNADGTLDNASEKKILDVPATRGICCHVGGDIDFDAAGNLYLSTGDDSNPFQSDGYAPIDERANRNPVFDAQRTSGNTNDLRGKILRIKVNADGSYAVPDGNLFAPGTDKTKPEIYAMGFRNPFRFSVDKKTGILYVGDYGPDAGAADPARGPAGQVEFARVTEPGNFGWPYCTGDNDAYVDYDFGTGASGASFDCSAPKNTSPNNTGLTDLPPAQTAWIPYDGGSVPEFGTGSESPMGGPVYDYDASLDSPVKFPEAYDGDFFAGEFGRRWIKRIASDDSGTVQSINDVPWTGTQIMDMAFGPDGALYVLDYGLAWFGGDENSALYRIENATDGHSPVAQAAADRTSGQAKLKVKFSSAGTTDADGDALTYSWDFGDGGKSTAANPTYTYKRNGTYTATLTAKDATGRTGSASVRIVVGNTAPKVTLELPEDGQLFSFGDAVPFKVKVTDAEDGRSIDCAKVKVSFVLGHDSHGHPLTTANGCSGTIQTSADGGHDEDANIFGVFDAEYTDNGGGGQEALTTHDQNVVQPRHRQAEHYGKSEGVTIQTKATAHGGRTVGDINNKDWISFEPYVLSNATKITARIASGGTGGKLEVRAGSPTGRLLGTATVPVTGGWENFQDVTANLTKPPRGTTTLYLVFKGSGTGSLYDVDDFTFTTR